In one Desulfomicrobium macestii genomic region, the following are encoded:
- a CDS encoding efflux RND transporter permease subunit, protein MSNHPAHNHDFLTRITSSFVDSKLVPLIIVFSIFLGVFAVLRTPSEEEPQIIVPMIDIMVEMPGAMPEEIEKRVIGPMEKLLWEISGVEYVYSTAMDGKALTVVRFLVGEDVERSLIKTYGKLYQHLDWIPPGCSQPILKPRSIDDVPVLAVALTSDTHDSRTLRQVASEVAESLRAMNGVSEVSLIGGRKRALTVEVNPARLRALNLDSVDVAEAIASQNQADQSGLMTSAGASRQVRLDNAMRTAADVAGTVIAVQGGHPVTLGNVADIRDGWAEPEDYVLFAPGARAESKGLSAGTGRLQPAITLTVAKRPGINATELCQKALATIESLRGTVIPADMQTVIVRDYGETAKHKSNELLFHLAIAALSVGGIVAFFLGSRASAVVMVAVPVTLAVTLATYWLLGYTLNRVTLFALIFCIGILVDDPIVDVENIVRHVRLPGSAGRPFSQVIIEAVSEVRAPLVLATFTVIAAIMPMAFVGGLMGPYMRPMPVGASMAMLLSMAVAFVITPWLAKRVLKPSDSHEPESHDDIFTRGYIWLMRHLIERPRFRALFLAGMVALLLLAVSLFPLKAVLVKMLPFDNKSEFEIVIDMPDGTGLETTMAAAETLSRSIIAQPEVTDVQLYVGTAAPFSFNGLVRHYYLRQGPNVAQIQVNLVGRGDRDASSHEIAGRVRTSIAPLARELGARIKVVEVPPGPPVLQTLVAEIYGPTHDSRLAVAGQVKDIFARTPSVVDVDWFVNDPRPETRVRLSPEKALQNGISPDRARQVLAASVGGMQVGILHDPRAREDVPIVLRLPVSERSHPKDLATLPVRGENGRMVSLDQIASLTQGITPGYIYHKNMLPVIYVTADMAGEEESPIYGMARVDEALDELAATGRGAWQAGDTRPLTRLYTRGADTTHEIAMKWDGEWQITYEVFSDMGVAFAVVLVLIAILVVGWFGSYTTPLAIMIPIPLSLIGIIPAHAISGSFFTATSMIGFIAGAGIVVRNSIILVDFITMRRDQGESLENAVVEAGAVRFRPMVLTALSVVAGAFVILFDPIFQGLAISLLAGEVAATLFSRMVVPVMYYLDQREKS, encoded by the coding sequence ATGTCGAACCATCCCGCCCACAACCATGATTTCCTGACCCGCATCACTTCGAGCTTCGTGGACTCCAAGCTCGTGCCGCTCATCATCGTCTTTTCCATTTTTCTCGGAGTCTTCGCCGTGCTGCGCACCCCGAGCGAAGAAGAGCCGCAGATCATCGTGCCCATGATCGACATCATGGTCGAAATGCCCGGAGCCATGCCCGAGGAGATCGAAAAGCGCGTCATCGGCCCCATGGAAAAGCTGCTGTGGGAGATTTCGGGGGTGGAATACGTCTATTCCACGGCCATGGACGGCAAGGCCCTGACCGTGGTGCGCTTTCTGGTCGGAGAGGATGTGGAGAGGAGCCTGATCAAGACCTACGGCAAGCTCTACCAGCACCTGGACTGGATTCCGCCCGGATGCTCGCAGCCCATCCTGAAACCGCGCTCCATCGACGATGTGCCGGTTCTGGCCGTGGCCCTGACCTCCGACACCCATGACAGCCGGACCCTGCGCCAGGTCGCTTCGGAGGTGGCCGAGAGCCTGCGGGCCATGAACGGGGTCTCGGAAGTGAGCCTCATCGGCGGACGCAAGCGGGCCCTGACCGTGGAGGTGAACCCGGCGCGGCTGCGGGCCCTGAACCTGGACAGCGTGGATGTGGCCGAGGCCATCGCGAGCCAGAACCAGGCCGACCAGAGCGGGCTCATGACCTCGGCCGGAGCCAGCCGTCAGGTCCGCCTCGACAATGCCATGCGCACCGCCGCCGACGTGGCCGGAACCGTCATCGCCGTGCAGGGCGGCCACCCCGTGACACTCGGCAACGTGGCGGATATCCGCGACGGCTGGGCCGAACCCGAGGATTATGTCCTCTTTGCCCCGGGAGCGCGGGCCGAGTCCAAGGGCCTGTCCGCCGGGACCGGCCGACTCCAGCCCGCCATCACCCTGACCGTGGCCAAGCGCCCGGGCATCAACGCCACCGAGCTTTGCCAAAAGGCGCTGGCGACCATCGAGAGCCTGCGCGGAACGGTCATTCCGGCGGACATGCAGACCGTCATCGTGCGCGACTACGGCGAGACGGCCAAACACAAGTCCAACGAACTGCTCTTCCATCTGGCCATCGCGGCCCTGTCCGTGGGCGGCATCGTGGCCTTTTTCCTGGGCAGCCGGGCCAGCGCGGTGGTCATGGTGGCCGTGCCCGTGACCCTGGCCGTGACCCTGGCCACCTACTGGCTGCTGGGCTACACCCTGAACCGGGTGACCCTGTTCGCGCTCATCTTCTGCATCGGCATCCTGGTGGACGACCCCATCGTGGACGTGGAGAACATCGTGCGCCACGTGCGCCTGCCCGGTTCGGCGGGGCGGCCCTTTTCCCAGGTCATCATCGAAGCCGTCAGCGAGGTGCGCGCGCCCCTGGTCCTGGCAACCTTCACGGTCATCGCGGCCATCATGCCCATGGCCTTCGTGGGCGGGCTGATGGGACCATACATGCGCCCCATGCCGGTGGGGGCGAGCATGGCCATGCTCCTGTCCATGGCCGTGGCCTTCGTCATCACCCCCTGGCTGGCCAAACGGGTCCTTAAGCCCTCGGACAGTCACGAGCCCGAATCCCACGACGACATCTTCACGCGCGGCTACATCTGGCTCATGCGCCACCTCATCGAACGGCCCCGCTTCCGCGCCCTCTTTCTGGCAGGGATGGTCGCCCTGCTCCTTCTGGCCGTCAGCCTCTTTCCGCTCAAGGCCGTGCTGGTGAAGATGCTGCCCTTCGACAACAAGAGCGAATTCGAGATTGTCATCGACATGCCCGACGGAACGGGCCTTGAGACCACCATGGCCGCCGCCGAAACGCTGTCGCGCTCCATAATCGCGCAGCCGGAGGTGACCGACGTGCAGCTCTATGTGGGCACGGCCGCGCCCTTTTCCTTCAACGGGCTGGTGCGCCATTATTACCTGCGCCAGGGGCCGAACGTGGCCCAGATTCAGGTCAATCTGGTCGGCCGGGGCGATCGCGACGCCTCAAGCCACGAGATCGCGGGTCGGGTGCGGACAAGCATCGCGCCCCTGGCCAGGGAACTCGGGGCCAGAATCAAGGTGGTGGAAGTGCCCCCCGGTCCGCCGGTGCTGCAAACCCTGGTGGCCGAAATCTATGGCCCGACCCACGATTCAAGACTGGCCGTGGCCGGACAGGTCAAGGACATCTTTGCCCGGACGCCGAGCGTTGTGGATGTGGACTGGTTCGTGAACGATCCGCGTCCTGAGACGAGGGTGCGCCTCAGTCCGGAGAAGGCCCTGCAAAACGGCATCAGTCCGGATCGGGCCAGACAGGTCCTGGCCGCCTCCGTGGGGGGCATGCAGGTCGGCATCCTGCATGATCCGCGCGCCCGGGAGGACGTCCCCATCGTGCTTCGCCTGCCCGTCTCCGAGCGCTCGCATCCAAAGGATCTGGCAACCCTGCCCGTGCGCGGAGAAAACGGCCGGATGGTTTCCCTCGACCAGATCGCGAGCCTGACGCAGGGAATCACGCCGGGCTACATCTATCACAAGAACATGCTGCCCGTGATCTACGTGACGGCCGACATGGCGGGAGAGGAAGAGAGCCCAATCTACGGCATGGCCCGCGTGGACGAGGCCCTGGACGAACTGGCCGCGACCGGCCGGGGCGCATGGCAGGCCGGAGACACGCGACCCCTGACCCGCCTCTACACCCGCGGCGCGGACACGACCCACGAGATTGCCATGAAATGGGACGGAGAATGGCAGATCACCTACGAGGTCTTTAGTGACATGGGCGTGGCCTTCGCCGTGGTGCTGGTGCTCATCGCCATCCTGGTGGTGGGCTGGTTCGGGTCCTACACGACGCCGCTGGCCATCATGATCCCCATCCCGCTTTCGCTCATCGGCATCATCCCGGCCCACGCCATCTCAGGCTCCTTCTTCACGGCCACGTCCATGATCGGCTTCATCGCCGGGGCAGGCATCGTGGTCCGCAACTCCATCATCCTGGTGGACTTCATCACCATGCGTCGCGACCAGGGCGAAAGCCTGGAAAACGCCGTGGTCGAAGCCGGAGCAGTACGCTTCAGGCCCATGGTGCTGACCGCCCTGTCCGTTGTCGCCGGAGCCTTCGTCATCCTCTTCGACCCCATCTTCCAGGGCCTGGCCATATCGCTTCTGGCCGGAGAAGTAGCGGCGACGCTGTTTTCCCGGATGGTGGTGCCGGTGATGTACTATTTGGATCAGCGAGAGAAATCCTGA
- a CDS encoding efflux RND transporter periplasmic adaptor subunit, producing MPAFIHLLLSLALLLAACSQDDARSKPEPRTIKAQTMRLALTEARECRSLPGQVESRNSVILASKTSGTVTEILAREGDVLTAGQAILRIDDAELRQREQSMRATAGQAGLEGKALAARKAQAKATLERMQKLLRQAAVSRDDVDRAQAEYEALANQEKAMAAQSSAAGFQSAEIRALMQYSTVTSPLNGVLTRRHVDLGAFVQAGTPLAEVDDLKSGFELVAQADESLLGRIEQGMNVVALIPSLSEAPFLTTLSAVIGQVDPASRSFRIKAALDATPSPGMYGKVCVPVGTARKLLVPRSALRPRGELTTALIVDSDSTLRLRIVKIGGVYQKAVLGGKTFILQTGTDQFGAVPEGAEILVEVLSGLSPDDEVVLSAPAVAREGDLLVRE from the coding sequence ATGCCCGCATTCATCCATCTGCTCTTGAGTCTTGCCCTGCTTCTTGCCGCATGCAGCCAGGACGACGCCCGCTCCAAGCCCGAACCACGAACAATCAAGGCCCAGACCATGCGTCTGGCCCTGACCGAGGCCCGCGAATGCAGGAGCCTCCCCGGACAGGTCGAGTCGCGCAACAGCGTGATCCTGGCCAGCAAGACCAGCGGCACCGTGACGGAAATCCTGGCCAGGGAAGGGGACGTGCTCACAGCGGGCCAGGCCATCCTGCGCATCGACGACGCCGAGCTGCGGCAGCGCGAGCAGAGCATGCGCGCCACGGCCGGGCAGGCCGGCCTGGAGGGCAAGGCCCTGGCGGCGCGCAAGGCCCAGGCCAAGGCCACCCTGGAGCGCATGCAAAAACTGCTGCGCCAGGCTGCCGTGAGTCGCGACGATGTGGACCGGGCCCAGGCCGAATACGAGGCGCTGGCCAACCAGGAAAAGGCCATGGCCGCGCAGTCTTCCGCCGCAGGATTCCAGAGCGCCGAAATCCGCGCCCTCATGCAATACAGCACCGTGACCTCCCCCCTGAACGGGGTTCTGACACGCCGTCACGTCGATCTGGGCGCGTTCGTGCAGGCCGGGACTCCCCTGGCCGAGGTGGATGACCTGAAGAGCGGCTTCGAGCTCGTGGCCCAGGCCGACGAATCCCTGCTCGGACGCATCGAACAGGGCATGAACGTGGTCGCGCTCATTCCATCCCTGTCCGAGGCCCCGTTCCTGACCACCCTTTCGGCCGTGATCGGACAGGTGGACCCCGCAAGCCGATCCTTCAGGATCAAGGCCGCCCTTGACGCAACGCCAAGCCCCGGCATGTACGGCAAGGTCTGCGTACCCGTGGGCACGGCCAGGAAACTGCTGGTTCCGCGCTCCGCCCTGAGGCCACGCGGCGAACTGACCACGGCGCTCATCGTTGACAGTGACTCCACGCTCCGGCTGCGCATCGTCAAGATCGGCGGCGTCTACCAGAAGGCCGTGCTCGGCGGAAAGACCTTCATCCTCCAGACCGGAACCGATCAGTTCGGCGCGGTGCCCGAGGGGGCAGAAATTCTGGTCGAGGTCCTGTCCGGCCTCTCCCCGGACGACGAGGTGGTCCTGAGCGCGCCCGCAGTGGCCCGCGAAGGCGACCTGCTGGTTCGGGAGTGA
- a CDS encoding aminotransferase-like domain-containing protein, which yields MSFRFTKRIQNTPKSFIREILKVTQDPSITSFAGGLPNPNLFPIEALQDAARETLATAGARALQYSTTEGYVELRAWIASRYSRHGVTVDPDQVLITTGSQQCLDLLGKLFIEKDDEVILERPSYLGTIQAFTMFEPRFVTVDLEEDGPNLDQVESLLATGRPKLFYAVPNFQNPSGLTYSRAKREELGKLLHKYPETVFIEDDPYGELRFTGEHHKPLFAYTGGRSIMLGSFSKITVPGFRLGWMVAPPEIIRLAVKAKQAADLHSSTFNQFVIAEYLKKHSIDDHIAKITACYGSQASAMVRTLEREAPEGVIFTRPEGGMFSWVTLPEGKGSCMDLFNLAIEQKVAFVPGMPFYTDGTGQNTLRLNFSNASEQVIDDGITRLCRCMKDFLK from the coding sequence ATGAGTTTCAGGTTCACCAAACGCATCCAGAACACTCCAAAATCCTTCATTCGCGAGATCTTGAAGGTTACCCAGGACCCAAGCATCACGTCCTTCGCAGGCGGGCTGCCCAATCCGAACCTCTTTCCCATCGAGGCTCTGCAGGATGCGGCCCGCGAAACCCTGGCCACGGCCGGAGCGCGCGCCCTGCAATATTCCACCACGGAAGGATACGTCGAACTCAGGGCCTGGATCGCAAGCCGCTACTCCCGCCACGGCGTGACCGTGGACCCGGATCAGGTGCTGATCACCACGGGTTCCCAGCAGTGTCTTGACCTTCTGGGCAAGCTCTTCATCGAAAAGGACGACGAGGTCATCCTGGAACGGCCGAGCTACCTTGGCACCATCCAGGCCTTCACCATGTTCGAGCCCAGATTCGTGACCGTGGATCTGGAGGAGGACGGCCCGAACCTGGACCAGGTCGAGTCGCTGCTGGCAACGGGACGCCCCAAGCTCTTCTATGCCGTGCCCAATTTCCAGAACCCCTCGGGCCTGACCTACTCCAGGGCCAAACGCGAGGAGCTGGGCAAGCTGCTGCATAAATATCCCGAGACGGTCTTCATCGAGGACGACCCCTACGGAGAACTGCGTTTCACCGGCGAGCACCACAAGCCGCTCTTCGCCTACACGGGAGGACGCAGCATCATGCTCGGCAGCTTCTCCAAGATCACGGTACCCGGCTTTCGCCTGGGCTGGATGGTCGCCCCTCCGGAAATCATCCGCCTGGCGGTCAAGGCCAAGCAGGCCGCGGATCTGCACTCCTCGACCTTCAACCAGTTCGTCATCGCCGAGTACCTCAAAAAGCACTCCATCGACGACCACATCGCCAAAATAACGGCCTGCTACGGGTCCCAGGCCTCGGCCATGGTCCGGACCCTGGAGCGGGAGGCCCCCGAAGGCGTTATCTTCACCCGTCCCGAAGGCGGCATGTTCTCATGGGTGACCCTGCCTGAGGGCAAGGGCTCATGCATGGACCTTTTCAACCTGGCCATCGAGCAGAAGGTCGCCTTTGTGCCGGGCATGCCGTTCTACACCGACGGCACAGGACAGAACACCCTGCGCCTGAACTTCTCCAACGCCTCGGAACAGGTCATCGACGACGGCATCACCCGGCTGTGCCGGTGCATGAAGGATTTCCTGAAGTAG
- a CDS encoding AzlD domain-containing protein, whose translation MDQQTIFLTILGMMAVTYVPRALPLLALAQRTLPESVVRWLGFIPVAVLSAMLLPSLVITEKGLDFSADNIFLWAAIPTFAVCWKTKSFVGAIVTGMGCVALGRLFFA comes from the coding sequence ATGGACCAGCAGACAATCTTCCTGACCATTCTCGGCATGATGGCCGTGACCTATGTCCCGCGCGCCCTGCCGCTCCTGGCCCTGGCGCAGCGCACCCTGCCCGAGTCCGTCGTGCGCTGGCTGGGCTTCATCCCCGTGGCCGTGCTTTCGGCCATGTTGCTGCCGTCGCTGGTGATCACGGAAAAAGGACTTGATTTTTCCGCCGACAACATCTTTCTCTGGGCGGCCATCCCGACCTTCGCGGTCTGCTGGAAAACAAAGAGCTTTGTCGGCGCCATCGTCACCGGCATGGGCTGCGTGGCACTGGGCAGATTATTTTTCGCATAA
- a CDS encoding AzlC family ABC transporter permease — protein MNCATLSSTSRAESPLVSAFRQTLPIILGYVPVGFAYGVLAQKSGLSGMNTILMSLLVFAGSAQLIAVGLFAAKAAPLAIVATTFVVNLRHLLMSAALAPYLRGWSKSRLALFSYQMTDETFALHVGRFARGETGPGETFGINVIAQSAWVGGTVLGLAASTLITDIRPIGLDYALPAMFIALLLGQLKSRQHLAVAVVAGVLSTVLMLAGLDQSHVLAATIIAATIGLGVHAWTSRQSS, from the coding sequence ATGAACTGTGCCACCCTTTCATCCACCAGCCGCGCCGAGTCCCCCCTGGTCTCGGCCTTCCGCCAGACCCTGCCCATCATCCTGGGCTATGTGCCCGTGGGCTTCGCCTATGGGGTTCTGGCCCAAAAGTCCGGCCTTTCGGGCATGAACACCATACTCATGAGCCTTCTGGTCTTTGCCGGATCGGCCCAGCTCATCGCGGTGGGCCTGTTTGCCGCCAAGGCCGCGCCCCTGGCCATCGTGGCCACCACTTTCGTCGTCAACCTGCGCCACCTGCTCATGTCGGCGGCCCTGGCCCCTTACCTGCGCGGCTGGAGCAAGTCCCGCCTGGCCCTCTTCTCCTACCAGATGACGGACGAGACCTTCGCCCTGCACGTCGGCCGCTTCGCCAGAGGCGAGACCGGACCGGGGGAGACCTTCGGCATCAACGTCATCGCCCAGAGCGCCTGGGTCGGCGGCACGGTCCTTGGCCTGGCCGCGAGCACGCTCATCACCGACATCCGGCCCATCGGCCTCGATTACGCCCTGCCGGCCATGTTCATCGCCCTGCTGCTCGGCCAGCTCAAGTCGCGGCAGCACCTCGCCGTGGCCGTCGTCGCGGGCGTCCTGTCCACCGTCCTGATGCTCGCGGGCCTTGACCAGAGCCATGTCCTGGCCGCAACCATCATCGCCGCAACCATTGGCCTCGGAGTTCACGCATGGACCAGCAGACAATCTTCCTGA